A genomic segment from Pseudoduganella chitinolytica encodes:
- a CDS encoding NADP-dependent oxidoreductase, with product MTTFQRMVLASRPPAEVTPDNFRLETVEVPQLADGQVLVRNHFLSLDPYMRGRMSDAKSYAAPQPLDETMIGGTVGQVVESRHPKYQEGDFVVGMGGWTEMSVSDGSDMRKVDTTHIPLSAYLGPVGMPGMTAWYGFTQIMQAKEGETICVSAASGAVGSVVGQLAKLKGCRAIGIAGGKEKCDYVTGELGFDACIDYKAGNLRADLKAAAPNGIDAIFENVGGEVFDAALARTNAFARVALCGMIAGYNGEDIPLRNVRQLLTNRITLRGFIVSEHMELWPQGLQELGMLVAKGQLKYRESVAEGLAAAPEAFIGLLKGRNFGKQLVKLA from the coding sequence ATGACGACATTCCAACGCATGGTCCTCGCCTCCCGCCCACCGGCGGAGGTCACCCCCGACAACTTCCGCCTCGAGACCGTCGAGGTGCCGCAACTGGCCGACGGCCAGGTCCTGGTGCGCAACCACTTCCTGTCGCTCGACCCGTACATGCGCGGCCGCATGAGCGACGCCAAGAGCTACGCGGCGCCGCAGCCGCTGGACGAGACCATGATCGGCGGTACCGTCGGCCAGGTGGTCGAGTCGAGGCACCCGAAATACCAGGAGGGCGACTTCGTCGTCGGCATGGGCGGCTGGACCGAAATGTCCGTCTCCGACGGCAGCGACATGCGCAAGGTCGATACCACGCACATCCCGCTGTCGGCCTACCTGGGCCCGGTCGGCATGCCCGGCATGACGGCGTGGTACGGCTTTACCCAGATCATGCAGGCCAAGGAGGGCGAGACCATCTGCGTGTCGGCCGCCAGCGGCGCCGTCGGCAGCGTGGTGGGCCAACTGGCGAAGCTGAAGGGCTGCCGCGCCATCGGCATCGCCGGCGGCAAGGAGAAATGCGACTACGTGACGGGCGAACTGGGCTTCGACGCCTGCATCGACTACAAGGCCGGCAATCTGCGCGCCGACCTGAAGGCGGCCGCTCCGAACGGCATCGACGCGATCTTCGAGAACGTGGGCGGCGAGGTGTTCGATGCGGCGCTGGCGCGCACCAACGCGTTTGCCCGCGTCGCGCTGTGCGGCATGATCGCCGGCTACAACGGCGAGGACATCCCGCTGCGCAACGTGCGCCAGCTGCTGACCAACCGCATCACGCTGCGCGGCTTTATCGTCAGCGAGCACATGGAACTGTGGCCGCAGGGCCTGCAGGAGCTGGGCATGCTGGTGGCGAAGGGCCAGCTGAAGTACCGCGAGTCGGTGGCGGAAGGCCTGGCCGCCGCGCCGGAGGCCTTCATTGGCCTCCTCAAGGGCCGCAACTTCGGCAAGCAGCTCGTCAAGCTGGCGTAA
- a CDS encoding SDR family oxidoreductase: MATVRTTQELFSLQGKTALVTGGSRGLGLQMALALGEQGATVVVTARKQNELDEAVAALSAQGITAYAIASDLGQDGAADALAQAAIDKLGHIDILVNNAGASWGAPAEDMPAEAWDKVMNLNVRSVFLLSQAVAKRSMIPRGQGRIINIASIAGLAGNPPGTMKTIAYNTSKGAVVNFTRALAGEWGAHGINVNAIAPGFFPSKMSAGVLAAMGDKLMAEAPLGRLGSDEDLKGAVVLFASDAGRHITGQILAVDGGVSAV, translated from the coding sequence ATGGCAACCGTACGCACTACCCAAGAACTTTTCAGCCTGCAGGGCAAGACGGCGCTGGTCACCGGCGGCTCGCGCGGCCTGGGCCTGCAGATGGCGCTGGCCCTGGGCGAGCAGGGCGCGACCGTCGTCGTCACGGCGCGCAAGCAGAATGAACTCGACGAAGCCGTGGCGGCGCTGAGCGCACAGGGCATCACGGCCTACGCGATTGCCTCGGACCTGGGCCAGGACGGCGCCGCCGATGCGCTGGCGCAGGCCGCCATCGACAAGCTCGGTCACATCGACATCCTCGTCAACAACGCCGGCGCCAGCTGGGGCGCCCCGGCCGAGGACATGCCGGCCGAGGCCTGGGACAAGGTGATGAACCTGAACGTGCGCAGCGTGTTCCTGCTGTCGCAGGCTGTGGCCAAGCGCTCCATGATCCCGCGCGGCCAGGGCCGCATCATCAATATCGCGTCGATCGCCGGCCTGGCCGGCAATCCGCCCGGCACGATGAAGACGATCGCCTACAACACGTCGAAGGGCGCCGTGGTCAATTTCACGCGCGCGCTGGCGGGCGAGTGGGGTGCGCACGGCATCAACGTCAACGCCATCGCGCCGGGCTTCTTCCCGTCGAAGATGAGCGCCGGCGTGCTGGCCGCGATGGGCGACAAGCTGATGGCCGAAGCCCCGCTGGGCCGCCTGGGCAGCGACGAGGACCTGAAGGGCGCCGTCGTGCTGTTCGCGTCCGACGCGGGGCGGCATATCACGGGCCAGATCCTGGCCGTCGACGGCGGCGTATCGGCCGTCTGA
- a CDS encoding Dabb family protein — protein MIKHIVMWKLKDEAEGADRAANARKMKELLEACAHIVPGILKLEVGLATPGLEATYDIVLYSEFADKAALDAYQVHPQHEALKPFFAAVREGRQCMDYEA, from the coding sequence TTGATCAAGCATATCGTGATGTGGAAGCTGAAGGACGAGGCGGAGGGCGCCGACCGGGCCGCCAACGCCCGCAAGATGAAGGAGCTGCTGGAAGCGTGCGCGCACATCGTGCCGGGCATCCTGAAGCTGGAAGTGGGCCTGGCGACGCCGGGGCTGGAAGCCACGTACGACATCGTGCTGTACTCCGAATTCGCCGACAAGGCGGCGCTCGACGCCTACCAGGTGCACCCCCAACATGAAGCGCTGAAACCGTTCTTCGCCGCCGTGCGCGAAGGCCGCCAGTGCATGGACTACGAGGCATGA
- a CDS encoding acetyl-CoA C-acyltransferase, with amino-acid sequence MTDAVIVSTARTGLAKSWKGAFNMTHGATLGGHALRAAIERAGLEPGEVEDVLIGCANPEGATGGNIARQIAIRAGCPVTTAGMTINRFCSSGLQTIATAAQRVIAGEGDIFAAGGVESISCVQQEMNMHMLRETWLREHKPAIYMPMLQTAENVAKRYRIGKERQDEYGVRSQQRAAAAQAAGLFDAEIVPMTTVMGVADKATGKLGTREVTIAADEGIRADTTLEGVTKIRTALPGGVISAGNASQFSDGASVAIVMSAQAAAAKGLQPLGVFRGFAVAGCEPDEMGIGPVYAVPKLLKRAGLTVDDIGLWELNEAFAVQVLYCADQLGIPLDRLNVNGGAIAVGHPYGVSGARLTGHALLEGKRRGVKYVVVTMCIGGGQGAAGLFEIV; translated from the coding sequence ATGACGGATGCTGTCATCGTATCGACCGCCCGCACCGGGTTGGCCAAATCGTGGAAGGGGGCGTTCAACATGACGCACGGCGCCACGTTGGGCGGGCACGCGCTGCGCGCGGCCATCGAACGTGCGGGCCTCGAGCCCGGCGAAGTCGAGGACGTGCTGATCGGCTGCGCCAACCCGGAAGGCGCCACCGGCGGCAATATCGCCCGCCAGATCGCCATCCGCGCGGGCTGCCCCGTGACGACGGCGGGCATGACGATCAACCGCTTCTGCTCGTCCGGCCTGCAGACCATCGCTACCGCCGCCCAGCGCGTCATCGCGGGCGAGGGCGACATCTTCGCCGCCGGCGGCGTCGAGTCGATCTCCTGCGTCCAGCAGGAGATGAACATGCACATGCTGCGCGAGACGTGGCTGCGGGAACACAAGCCGGCGATCTACATGCCGATGCTGCAGACGGCGGAAAACGTCGCCAAGCGCTACCGCATCGGCAAGGAGCGCCAGGACGAATACGGCGTGCGCAGCCAGCAGCGCGCCGCCGCCGCCCAGGCGGCCGGCCTGTTCGACGCCGAGATCGTGCCGATGACGACCGTGATGGGCGTGGCCGACAAGGCCACCGGGAAGCTGGGCACGCGTGAAGTCACCATCGCGGCCGACGAGGGCATCCGCGCCGATACCACGCTCGAAGGCGTCACCAAGATCCGCACCGCGCTGCCGGGTGGCGTCATCAGCGCCGGCAATGCCAGCCAGTTTTCCGATGGCGCCTCGGTCGCCATCGTCATGAGCGCCCAGGCCGCGGCCGCGAAGGGCCTGCAGCCGCTGGGCGTGTTCCGCGGCTTCGCGGTCGCGGGCTGCGAGCCGGACGAGATGGGCATCGGTCCCGTCTATGCCGTGCCCAAGCTGCTGAAACGCGCCGGCCTGACGGTCGACGACATCGGCCTGTGGGAACTGAACGAGGCGTTTGCCGTGCAGGTACTGTACTGCGCCGACCAGCTGGGCATCCCGCTGGATCGCCTCAACGTCAACGGCGGCGCCATCGCCGTGGGCCACCCGTATGGCGTGTCCGGCGCCCGCCTGACGGGCCACGCGCTGCTGGAAGGGAAGCGACGCGGCGTCAAGTACGTCGTCGTCACCATGTGCATCGGCGGCGGCCAGGGCGCCGCCGGCCTGTTTGAAATCGTTTGA
- a CDS encoding MFS transporter, producing the protein MTISSGTADPHNVGTKNKATPMTKEERKVIFASSLGTVFEWYDFYLYGALASIIAKQFFIGDPTITFIFALLAFAAGFIVRPFGAIVFGRLGDMIGRKYTFLVTILIMGLSTFIVGLLPSHASIGVAAPIILVTLRILQGLALGGEYGGAATYVAEHAPHGKRGLFTSWIQTTATMGLFMSLLVILATRLAVGEEEFAAWGWRVPFLLSVLLLGISVWIRMSMNESPAFAKMKAEGKTSKAPLSEAFGKWGNLKIVILALVGLTMGQAVVWYTGQFYALFFMQQTLKIELATANILIAIALLLATPFFIFFGALSDRIGRKWIILGGCLIAALTYFPLFKGLTHYGNPALETALQNSPVVVVADPASCHFQFKLTGTEKFPSSCDIATAALSSASVNYTREDAPAGSIAKIRVGEKEVTSFNAVMQPTGSDFDAASAEREKAFKKEVGAVIKAAGYPAKADPERINKPMMVLLLFVLVLYVTMVYGPIAAMLVEMFPTRIRYTSMSLPYHIGNGWFGGLLPTTVFALVAFKGDIYYGLWYPIVIALVTLVIGALFIRETKDRDIYAGD; encoded by the coding sequence ATGACGATTTCTTCCGGCACCGCGGACCCGCACAACGTGGGCACCAAGAACAAGGCAACGCCGATGACGAAGGAGGAGCGCAAGGTCATCTTCGCGTCCTCCCTCGGCACCGTGTTCGAGTGGTACGACTTCTACCTGTACGGCGCCCTGGCGTCCATCATCGCCAAGCAGTTCTTCATCGGCGACCCCACCATCACCTTCATCTTCGCGCTGCTGGCGTTTGCGGCCGGCTTCATCGTGCGCCCGTTCGGCGCGATCGTGTTCGGCCGCCTGGGCGACATGATCGGCCGTAAGTACACCTTCCTCGTGACGATCCTGATCATGGGCCTGTCGACCTTCATCGTCGGCCTGCTGCCCAGCCACGCCTCGATCGGCGTCGCCGCGCCGATCATCCTCGTCACGCTGCGCATCCTGCAGGGCCTGGCGCTGGGCGGCGAGTATGGCGGTGCCGCCACCTATGTCGCCGAGCACGCGCCGCACGGCAAGCGCGGCCTGTTCACGTCATGGATCCAGACCACCGCCACCATGGGCCTGTTCATGTCGCTGCTCGTGATCCTGGCCACCCGGCTGGCCGTGGGCGAGGAGGAATTCGCCGCCTGGGGCTGGCGCGTGCCGTTCCTGCTGTCCGTGCTGCTGCTCGGCATCTCCGTGTGGATCCGGATGTCGATGAACGAGTCGCCGGCGTTTGCCAAGATGAAGGCGGAGGGCAAGACGTCGAAGGCGCCCCTGTCGGAAGCCTTCGGCAAGTGGGGTAACCTGAAGATCGTCATCCTGGCGCTGGTCGGCCTGACGATGGGCCAGGCCGTGGTCTGGTACACGGGACAATTCTATGCGCTGTTCTTCATGCAGCAGACCCTGAAGATCGAGCTGGCCACGGCCAACATCCTGATCGCCATCGCGCTCCTGCTGGCGACGCCGTTCTTCATCTTCTTCGGCGCGCTGTCGGACCGGATCGGCCGCAAGTGGATCATCCTGGGCGGCTGCCTGATCGCCGCGCTGACGTACTTCCCCCTCTTCAAGGGCTTGACCCACTATGGCAACCCGGCGCTGGAGACGGCACTGCAGAACTCCCCGGTCGTCGTCGTCGCCGATCCGGCCTCGTGCCACTTCCAGTTCAAGCTGACGGGCACCGAGAAATTCCCGTCGTCGTGCGACATCGCCACCGCGGCGCTGTCGTCGGCCTCGGTCAACTACACACGGGAAGACGCGCCGGCCGGCTCGATCGCGAAGATCCGCGTGGGCGAGAAGGAGGTCACGTCGTTCAACGCCGTCATGCAGCCGACCGGCAGCGACTTCGACGCCGCCAGCGCCGAGCGCGAGAAGGCTTTCAAGAAGGAGGTGGGAGCCGTCATCAAGGCGGCGGGCTACCCGGCCAAGGCCGACCCGGAGCGGATCAACAAGCCGATGATGGTGCTGCTGCTGTTCGTGCTGGTGCTGTACGTGACGATGGTGTACGGCCCGATCGCGGCCATGCTGGTGGAGATGTTCCCGACCCGGATCCGCTACACGTCGATGTCGCTGCCTTATCACATCGGTAACGGCTGGTTCGGCGGCCTGCTGCCGACGACGGTGTTCGCGCTGGTCGCGTTCAAGGGCGACATCTACTACGGCTTGTGGTATCCGATCGTAATCGCGCTGGTCACGCTGGTGATCGGGGCGCTGTTCATCCGGGAGACCAAGGACCGGGATATCTACGCGGGGGATTGA
- a CDS encoding transposase, with protein MTTKPEKTPVKDADAQPKHRSVYTKEFKLAAVARLKSGGQTAEALAIELGIRRNQLYKWAKAIEQNGPEASFGSRGRKPASEQSELVLVKRELSRLKEDFEILKKLQASFTRLKR; from the coding sequence ATGACTACGAAACCAGAAAAAACCCCTGTGAAGGATGCTGACGCCCAGCCGAAGCATCGTTCTGTCTACACTAAAGAGTTCAAACTTGCTGCGGTGGCGCGCCTGAAGAGCGGCGGCCAGACTGCGGAAGCGCTCGCTATCGAACTTGGCATACGTCGCAATCAGCTCTACAAATGGGCTAAGGCGATCGAGCAAAATGGACCAGAAGCGAGTTTCGGCAGCCGGGGGCGCAAGCCTGCCAGCGAGCAAAGCGAGCTCGTACTGGTTAAGCGCGAACTCAGTAGACTGAAGGAGGATTTTGAAATCCTAAAAAAGCTGCAGGCGTCCTTCACGCGGCTAAAGCGTTGA
- the nadC gene encoding carboxylating nicotinate-nucleotide diphosphorylase, which yields MSTLLNPYAPFDPALTKAYEANLLAALLEDVGTGDLTGQLVPEGARATARVIVREEAVLCGAPWFEGIMHALDPAIGIEWHYAEGDVMTADSPVCTMVGPARAILTAERSALNFMQLLSGVATATRRYVDAIAGTTAAILDTRKTLPGLRLAQKYAVRVGGGQNQRLALYDGILIKENHIAAAGGITAALAAAKRVAAAGSTPVSIQVEVETLEQLDEALAVGATSILLDNFTLETMRAAVQVNRGRALLEASGGVNFDTVRAIAETGVHRISIGALTKDVRATDFSLRIVGAALG from the coding sequence ATGAGCACGTTGTTGAATCCCTACGCCCCATTCGACCCCGCGTTGACGAAGGCGTATGAAGCGAACCTGCTGGCCGCATTGCTGGAAGACGTCGGCACCGGCGACCTGACGGGCCAGCTGGTGCCGGAAGGCGCCCGCGCCACGGCGCGCGTCATCGTGCGCGAGGAGGCGGTGCTGTGCGGCGCGCCCTGGTTCGAAGGCATCATGCATGCGCTCGACCCCGCCATCGGCATCGAATGGCATTACGCCGAAGGCGACGTGATGACGGCCGATTCGCCCGTCTGCACGATGGTCGGCCCGGCCCGCGCCATCCTGACGGCCGAGCGCTCGGCGCTGAACTTCATGCAGCTGCTGTCGGGCGTCGCCACGGCCACGCGTCGCTATGTCGACGCGATCGCCGGCACCACGGCCGCGATCCTGGACACGCGCAAGACGCTGCCCGGCCTGCGCCTGGCGCAGAAGTACGCCGTGCGCGTGGGCGGCGGCCAGAACCAGCGCCTGGCGCTGTACGACGGCATCCTGATCAAGGAAAACCATATCGCGGCAGCGGGCGGCATCACGGCCGCGCTGGCGGCGGCCAAGCGGGTCGCGGCAGCCGGCAGCACGCCGGTGTCGATCCAGGTCGAGGTGGAGACGCTGGAGCAGCTGGACGAAGCGCTGGCGGTGGGCGCCACGTCGATCCTGCTGGACAACTTCACGCTGGAGACCATGCGCGCCGCCGTGCAGGTCAACCGCGGCCGCGCCTTGCTGGAAGCTTCCGGCGGCGTCAACTTCGACACCGTGCGCGCCATTGCCGAAACGGGCGTGCACCGCATCTCCATCGGCGCGCTGACGAAGGACGTGCGGGCAACCGACTTCTCGCTGCGCATCGTCGGCGCGGCGCTGGGGTGA
- the nadA gene encoding quinolinate synthase NadA: MPLLEDNQQGGSCVAHAWARTPAPVPADEKILLKERIRTLLREREAVLVAHYYVDADLQDLAEETGGCVSDSLEMARFGRDHPARTLVVAGVKFMGETSKILSPEKTVLMPDLDATCSLDLGCPPEEFAAFCDQHPDRTVVVYANTSAAVKARADWMVTSSIGLDIVQHLHEQGKKILWAPDKHLGSYIQKKTGADMLLWQGSCLVHDEFKGVELDLLKAEYPHAKVLVHPESPANVVAQADVVGSTSQLIAAAVSLDADTFIVATDNGILHKMRNAAPNKTFIEAPTAGNSATCKSCAHCPWMAMNGLRNLADVLENMSNEIHVDPQVGREAQRSINRMLDFAAAKKAKVAPGADLAQEAKLFSGIGPA; this comes from the coding sequence ATGCCCCTGCTGGAGGACAACCAGCAGGGCGGCAGCTGCGTCGCCCATGCCTGGGCGCGCACGCCCGCGCCCGTGCCGGCGGACGAGAAAATCCTGCTGAAGGAGCGCATCCGCACGCTGCTGCGCGAGCGCGAGGCCGTGCTGGTGGCGCATTACTACGTCGACGCGGACCTGCAGGACCTGGCCGAGGAAACGGGCGGCTGCGTCTCCGATTCGCTGGAGATGGCGCGCTTCGGCCGCGATCACCCGGCCAGGACGCTCGTTGTCGCCGGGGTGAAATTCATGGGCGAGACGTCCAAGATCCTCAGCCCGGAAAAGACCGTGCTGATGCCCGACCTGGACGCGACCTGCTCGCTGGACCTGGGTTGCCCGCCGGAGGAATTCGCGGCGTTCTGCGACCAGCATCCGGATCGCACCGTGGTCGTCTACGCCAACACCAGCGCGGCCGTGAAGGCACGCGCCGACTGGATGGTGACGTCGTCGATCGGCCTGGACATCGTGCAGCACCTGCACGAGCAGGGCAAGAAGATCCTGTGGGCGCCGGACAAGCACCTGGGTTCGTACATCCAGAAGAAGACGGGCGCCGACATGCTGCTGTGGCAGGGCTCCTGCCTGGTGCACGACGAATTCAAGGGCGTGGAGCTGGACCTGCTGAAGGCCGAGTACCCGCATGCGAAAGTGCTGGTGCACCCGGAATCGCCGGCCAACGTGGTGGCGCAGGCCGATGTCGTCGGCTCGACGTCGCAGCTGATCGCGGCAGCGGTGTCGCTGGACGCGGACACGTTCATCGTCGCCACCGACAACGGCATCCTGCACAAGATGCGCAACGCGGCCCCGAACAAGACGTTCATCGAGGCGCCGACCGCCGGCAACAGCGCGACGTGCAAGAGCTGTGCGCACTGCCCGTGGATGGCGATGAACGGCCTGCGCAACCTGGCCGACGTGCTGGAGAACATGAGCAACGAGATCCACGTCGACCCGCAGGTGGGCCGCGAGGCGCAGCGCTCCATCAACCGCATGCTCGACTTCGCCGCCGCGAAGAAAGCCAAGGTCGCTCCTGGCGCCGATCTCGCCCAGGAAGCCAAACTGTTCTCGGGCATCGGCCCGGCCTGA
- a CDS encoding ABC-F family ATPase — MLSTANITMQFGAKPLFENISVKFGDGNRYGLIGANGCGKSTFMKILGGDLEPSAGNVMLDVNERLGKLRQDQFAYEEMRVLDVVMMGHTEMWAAMQERDAIYANPEATDDDYMKAAELEGKVAEYDGYTAEARAGELLLGAGVAIDLHHGPMSAVAPGWKLRVLLAQALFSNPDILLLDEPTNNLDIHTIRWLEDVLNQRNSTMIIISHDRHFLNQVCTHVADMDYGTLKIYPGNYDDYMLASTQARNQQLANNAKAKEKVAELQDFVRRFSANKSKARQATSRAKMIDKIKVEDIKPSSRAYPFVRFEGEKKLHRLAVEVDSISKTYDKTLFKNFSILVEAGERIAIIGANGAGKTTMLRCIAGELAKLQPDTGFVKWAENANVGYMPQDPTEEFATDATLTDWMGMWTKEGDDDQAVRSILGRLLFGGDEVKKSVRVLSGGEKGRMMYGKLMLGRHNVLLLDEPTNHMDMESIESLNVALDKYAGTLIFVSHDREFVSSLANRIIEIKENEVVDFRGNYEEYLTSQGID, encoded by the coding sequence GTGCTATCCACCGCTAACATCACCATGCAATTCGGCGCCAAGCCGCTGTTCGAGAATATCTCCGTCAAGTTCGGCGACGGCAACCGTTACGGCCTGATCGGCGCCAACGGCTGCGGCAAGTCGACGTTCATGAAAATCCTCGGTGGCGACCTGGAACCGTCGGCCGGCAACGTCATGCTGGACGTAAACGAACGCCTGGGCAAGCTGCGCCAGGACCAGTTCGCGTACGAAGAGATGCGCGTGCTGGACGTGGTCATGATGGGCCACACGGAGATGTGGGCGGCGATGCAGGAACGCGACGCGATCTACGCCAATCCGGAAGCCACCGACGACGACTACATGAAGGCCGCGGAACTGGAAGGCAAGGTCGCCGAGTACGACGGTTATACCGCCGAAGCGCGCGCGGGCGAACTGCTGCTGGGCGCCGGCGTGGCGATCGACCTGCACCACGGCCCGATGAGCGCCGTGGCGCCGGGCTGGAAGCTGCGCGTGCTGCTGGCGCAGGCACTGTTCTCGAACCCGGACATCCTGCTGCTGGACGAACCGACCAACAACCTGGACATCCACACGATCCGCTGGCTGGAAGACGTGCTCAATCAGCGCAACTCCACCATGATCATTATTTCCCACGATCGTCACTTCCTGAACCAGGTGTGCACGCACGTGGCCGACATGGACTACGGCACGCTGAAGATCTACCCGGGCAACTACGACGACTACATGCTGGCCTCGACGCAGGCGCGCAACCAGCAGCTGGCCAACAACGCCAAGGCCAAGGAGAAGGTCGCCGAGCTGCAGGACTTCGTGCGCCGCTTCTCGGCCAACAAGTCGAAGGCCCGCCAGGCCACGTCGCGCGCCAAGATGATCGACAAGATCAAGGTGGAAGACATCAAGCCGTCCTCGCGCGCGTACCCGTTCGTACGCTTCGAAGGCGAGAAGAAGCTGCACCGCCTGGCCGTCGAGGTGGACAGCATCTCCAAGACCTACGACAAGACGCTGTTCAAGAACTTCTCGATCCTCGTCGAGGCGGGCGAACGCATCGCCATCATCGGCGCCAATGGTGCGGGTAAAACGACGATGCTGCGCTGCATCGCCGGCGAGCTGGCGAAACTGCAGCCGGACACCGGCTTCGTGAAGTGGGCGGAGAACGCCAACGTGGGCTACATGCCGCAGGATCCGACCGAGGAATTCGCCACCGATGCCACCCTGACGGACTGGATGGGCATGTGGACGAAAGAGGGCGACGACGACCAGGCCGTGCGGTCCATCCTGGGCCGGCTCTTGTTCGGCGGCGACGAGGTCAAGAAGTCCGTGCGCGTGCTGTCGGGCGGCGAGAAGGGCCGGATGATGTACGGCAAGCTGATGCTGGGCCGTCACAACGTACTGCTGCTGGACGAGCCGACCAACCACATGGACATGGAATCGATCGAGTCGCTGAACGTCGCGCTTGATAAATACGCTGGCACCCTGATCTTCGTTTCGCACGACCGCGAGTTCGTCTCGTCGCTGGCGAACCGCATCATCGAGATCAAGGAAAACGAAGTCGTCGACTTCCGCGGCAACTACGAAGAGTATCTGACCAGCCAGGGCATCGATTAA
- a CDS encoding choice-of-anchor E domain-containing protein, protein MMKKISAALVLATLFSTASAHAATIEFDASKGMTTTNWSDTLSFGKFDTRLGTLNAIKFVLDGSVAGSGRAESLDGSATTITLSLASTLTLTRPDGTTLVVTNPVFSAAHDVASFDGAIDFRGASGWDTGAVANSASNSFTSASAADFTLFSAAGGGTIDLNLQAAGNSTGTGAGNLITQFATSAGAGVKVVYDYTALAPVPEPETYGMMLLGLGVIGAAARRRARNRQAV, encoded by the coding sequence ATGATGAAAAAAATTAGCGCCGCCCTGGTTCTGGCCACCCTGTTCAGCACCGCATCGGCCCACGCCGCCACGATCGAATTCGACGCAAGCAAAGGCATGACGACCACCAACTGGTCCGATACCCTGTCGTTTGGAAAATTCGATACCCGCCTCGGCACGCTGAACGCCATCAAGTTCGTGCTGGACGGCAGCGTCGCTGGCAGCGGTCGCGCCGAAAGTCTGGACGGCAGCGCGACCACCATCACGCTGAGCCTGGCCTCGACGCTGACCTTGACGCGTCCCGACGGCACCACCCTGGTCGTCACCAACCCAGTGTTCTCGGCAGCGCACGACGTCGCCAGCTTCGACGGCGCAATCGACTTCCGCGGTGCTTCCGGCTGGGATACCGGTGCCGTTGCGAACAGCGCGAGCAACAGCTTCACGTCGGCCAGCGCGGCAGACTTCACGCTGTTCTCGGCGGCAGGCGGCGGCACGATCGACCTGAACCTGCAAGCGGCGGGCAACTCCACCGGCACCGGCGCCGGCAACCTGATCACCCAGTTCGCTACGTCGGCCGGCGCCGGCGTGAAGGTCGTGTACGACTACACCGCCCTGGCACCCGTACCGGAACCGGAGACCTACGGCATGATGCTGCTGGGCCTGGGCGTGATCGGCGCGGCGGCACGCCGGCGCGCACGCAACCGCCAGGCCGTCTGA
- the ldcA gene encoding muramoyltetrapeptide carboxypeptidase: protein MSTQNIGIAIAAPGGYAVDDALLARGIARLEAQGCCVHNYYDGARKHQRFAGTDDDRLAQLEAAARDPDVRVVVALRGQYGMSRILPKIDFRLMAESGKLFVGYSDFTAFNCALLAATGAKSFAGPMMCDDFIRDEPVDYTLRQFWDCLRGPTHAVRGEAAGNPQVDVSGTLWGGNLAMLAHLAGTPYMPRVDGGIVFLEDINEHPYRVERMILQLLYAGVLDGQRALVLGDFSGYRLAPTDNGYDFDTMVAYLRATLPMPVLTGLPFGHVRHRCTLPFGGTARLVSDETGFDLTVSEYPTLA, encoded by the coding sequence TTGAGCACACAGAATATCGGCATCGCCATTGCCGCGCCGGGCGGCTACGCCGTCGACGACGCGCTGCTGGCACGCGGCATCGCCCGCCTCGAAGCGCAAGGCTGCTGCGTCCACAATTACTACGACGGCGCCAGGAAGCACCAGCGCTTCGCCGGCACGGACGACGACCGCCTGGCGCAGCTGGAAGCGGCGGCGCGCGATCCGGACGTGCGGGTGGTGGTCGCGCTGCGCGGCCAGTATGGCATGTCGCGCATCCTGCCCAAGATCGATTTCCGCCTGATGGCCGAGAGCGGCAAGCTCTTTGTCGGCTACAGCGACTTCACGGCCTTCAACTGCGCCCTGCTGGCGGCCACTGGCGCAAAAAGCTTTGCCGGCCCGATGATGTGCGACGATTTCATTCGCGACGAACCGGTCGACTACACGCTGCGCCAGTTCTGGGACTGCCTGCGCGGGCCCACGCATGCCGTGCGCGGTGAGGCGGCGGGCAACCCGCAGGTGGATGTCAGCGGCACGCTGTGGGGCGGCAACCTGGCCATGCTGGCGCACCTGGCCGGCACGCCGTACATGCCCCGCGTCGACGGCGGCATCGTTTTCCTGGAAGACATCAATGAGCACCCGTACCGCGTCGAGCGGATGATCCTGCAGCTGCTGTATGCAGGCGTGCTGGACGGCCAGCGCGCGCTGGTGCTGGGCGACTTCTCCGGCTACCGGCTGGCGCCCACCGACAACGGCTACGACTTCGACACGATGGTGGCCTACCTGCGCGCCACCTTGCCGATGCCCGTGCTGACGGGGTTGCCGTTCGGGCACGTGCGGCACCGCTGCACCTTGCCGTTCGGCGGCACGGCCCGGCTGGTGTCGGACGAGACCGGTTTCGACCTGACTGTCAGCGAGTATCCGACGCTAGCGTGA